One Cricetulus griseus strain 17A/GY chromosome 5, alternate assembly CriGri-PICRH-1.0, whole genome shotgun sequence genomic window carries:
- the Cacybp gene encoding calcyclin-binding protein isoform X3, with translation MQQKSQKKSELDNEKPAAVVAPLTTGYTVKISNYGWDQSDKFVKIYITLTGVHQVPTENVQVHFTERSFDLLVKNLNGKNYSMIVNNLLKPISVESSSKKVKTDTVIILCRKKAENTRWDYLTQVEKECKEKEKPSYDTETDPSEGLMNVLKKIYEDGDDDMKRTINKAWVESREKQAREDTEF, from the exons ATGCAGCagaaatcacagaagaaatcagAACTTGACAATGAAAAGCCAGCTGCTGTGGTTGCTCCTCTTACGACAGGATACACTGTGAAAATCAGTAATTATG gATGGGATCAATCAGATAAGTTTGTGAAAATCTACATTACCTTAACTGGAGTTCATCAGGTTCCCACTGAAAATGTGCAGGTACACTTCACTGAGAG GTCATTTGATCTTTTGGTAAAAAATCTCAATGGCAAGAATTACTCCATGATTGTGAACAATCTTTTGAAACCCATCTCTGTGGAAAGCAGTTCAAAAAAA gTCAAGACTGATACAGTTATCATCTTAtgtagaaagaaagcagaaaacacacgATGGGACTACTTAACTCAGGTGGAAAAAGAATGCAAAGAGAAAGA aaAGCCTTCCTATGACACTGAAACAGATCCTAGTGAGGGATTAATGAACGTTCTAAAGAAAATTTATGAAGATGGAGATGATGACATGAAACGAACCATTAATAAGGCATGGGTGGAATCCAGAGAGAAGCAAGCCAGAGAAGACACGGAATTTTGA
- the Cacybp gene encoding calcyclin-binding protein isoform X2, translating to MASALEELQKDLEEVKVLLEKSTRKRVRDTLTSEKSKIEIEIKNKMQQKSQKKSELDNEKPAAVVAPLTTGYTVKISNYGWDQSDKFVKIYITLTGVHQVPTENVQVHFTERSFDLLVKNLNGKNYSMIVNNLLKPISVESSSKKVKTDTVIILCRKKAENTRWDYLTQVEKECKEKEKPSYDTETDPSEGLMNVLKKIYEDGDDDMKRTINKAWVESREKQAREDTEF from the exons ATGGCTTCCGCTTTGGAGGAG TTGCAGAAGGACCTAGAAGAGGTCAAAGTGTTGCTGGAAAAGTCCACTAGGAAAAGAGTTCGTGATACTCTTACAAGTGAAAAATCCAAGATTGAGATAGAAATAAAGAACAAGATGCAGCagaaatcacagaagaaatcagAACTTGACAATGAAAAGCCAGCTGCTGTGGTTGCTCCTCTTACGACAGGATACACTGTGAAAATCAGTAATTATG gATGGGATCAATCAGATAAGTTTGTGAAAATCTACATTACCTTAACTGGAGTTCATCAGGTTCCCACTGAAAATGTGCAGGTACACTTCACTGAGAG GTCATTTGATCTTTTGGTAAAAAATCTCAATGGCAAGAATTACTCCATGATTGTGAACAATCTTTTGAAACCCATCTCTGTGGAAAGCAGTTCAAAAAAA gTCAAGACTGATACAGTTATCATCTTAtgtagaaagaaagcagaaaacacacgATGGGACTACTTAACTCAGGTGGAAAAAGAATGCAAAGAGAAAGA aaAGCCTTCCTATGACACTGAAACAGATCCTAGTGAGGGATTAATGAACGTTCTAAAGAAAATTTATGAAGATGGAGATGATGACATGAAACGAACCATTAATAAGGCATGGGTGGAATCCAGAGAGAAGCAAGCCAGAGAAGACACGGAATTTTGA
- the Mrps14 gene encoding 28S ribosomal protein S14, mitochondrial — translation MAASLLGSLLRTFRQAVPPSTSSQVRGYYVDWKMLRDVKRRKMAYEYADERLRINSLRKNTILPKDLQDMASEEIAALPRDSCPVRIRNRCVMTSRPRAVKRRWRLSRIVFRHLADHGLLSGVQRAIW, via the exons ATGGCGGCGTCCTTGTTGGGCTCGCTGCTGCGGACTTTCCGGCAG gCAGTCCCTCCATCAACATCAAGTCAAGTTCGAGGTTACTATGTAGACTGGAAAATGTTGCGTGATGTGAAGAGACGAAAAATGGCTTATGAATATGCAGATGAGAGACTTCGGATCAATTCACTCAGAAAGAATACCATTTTGCCAAAAGACCTTCAG GACATGGCTAGTGAAGAAATTGCTGCTCTTCCACGGGATAGCTGTCCTGTGAGAATCAGAAACCGATGTGTTATGACATCCCGTCCACGTGCTGTAAAGCGCCGTTGGAGGCTTAGTCGCATTGTCTTCCGCCACTTAGCTGACCATGGACTACTTTCTGGAGTTCAGCGAGCAATATGGTAA